TCGTCCGATAAAGATTGGTCGGCTCAGAACTAAAGAAGTTACTACACACTTAAAGTAATTTCTTTAAATCTGAACCATACAATCTTGGTCGGACGACTGTGGACCCCCCTAACTTGACCAAATGCAAGATTTCCTGAGTGCAAAGAATCCGAACACGTAATTGAGAGGTTAACTAACTTACAGTGTAAATAGCTGGGAGCCTGTTCCAAGTGCTGCTGCAAACAAAGACTTGTATCTTGGGTACCTGAACACATCACCATGAATATACTTCCATCCACTCTCATCCTGTTCATCATGTGCCTCCTCATCGGGAGCAAATCTGTCATATTTGGAATAGTTGAGGCAATAAGTTCCACAAGCTAAAAAATTCAAAGCCTCAGTTGGAAGAgctaatttaaatttattttatagcATAAGCTTCCATCCACTCTCACAAACACTTATGCAAATGTCTAGCAGAGTATATGCAAATAGCTCATGACCTACGTATAAggagtttattttcataagctgctCAGATTAACAAATGAATAAGCACTTACACCTACCTATAATCTATTTTGAGTATATTTAGGAAAAAATGCTTATGTGATAAGCGTTTATTTCCATAAGCTGATTACCCTAAGAACCCTAAATCAATGAAAATACACACAGCTGAGATCAGTGAATGAGAATGATTCTCTTACTTGACAAAATCATTCTTGAGCACACGCATGAGAATTATGGCAAGGAATCCAGTCAAGAGGATAACAGTCACACATGAGTTAATGATAGAAAACCAATGGATTTCCAAGTGGTCTGACAATGAGGACGTCTGTGAGTATTTCTCAAGCCTCTTCTCAAATGGAATATCTGTTTGAGTCCATTTAGCAGAATATGTGAAGTCCACATTCACTTCTCTATTTTCTGTCAAGTCCACAACTTCATTCGGATCATTTCGAATGAAAACATCGATGATTCGATCTTTATTGTGCAGGATCTCAAAGTGGACATGCTTGAAAAGATATACTGAAGTAGCCACAGTTGGATCATCTTTGTCATCACTGTCAAATCTTCCAAGGAAACCCCAAATTGGCAAGTCATCATAGTACATCTGGTAAAAATAGTCCTTCAAGACTGCAAATCTGAATTGAGCAACCTCTTTTCTTGTTAGCCTCTTTCTGCAGAAGCTCTCAGGTTCTTTATCAATTTGGAAATCCAATTTAAAAGGAGCAACAACTAAACGATCCCCATTCAAAATTTCaccaagatcttctttcttttcttccacaTTAGCTGCATCCAACAAGCTTTGGAATTATAAGGAGTAGTGAGAAACAAAGACAATATAGTAGGAAAtgaagggaaaaagaaaaagaatgatccTCGTTGGCTAACCTGGTGAGCAAAAGGGAAGGTCATAGTATCTGTATGTCTCACTGTGGCATTCAAAGGAATCAGGGAAAGCACAAAGAATTATCAAAGTCAGCCTATTATAAGGAAGAAAGTCATGATAACTTAATGCTTTAGAAATTAATAAGTGTTACACTATTTTAATATCCATTCTTATACATAAGGATGTAGATTATTTTCTAATGCAAAATTCAAGAATTCAGTAGCCTTTCAGCGAAACAGAAATGCAATATTCTTTCgcataaaaaatagtaaatcAAACTTTAGTAAAAGAAATAGAATGAAATGGTGTGTGATCAAATGGAAGAGATGTGTTACATTACAGCATTACTTGATTATCAAGGTAAGTCATATTAAAACAATTTGAGCTAAACTCTGCCATCCTGGTGGCTTGAATTCTTTAAAAGCTTACATTGAACACTGTCTACAATTTGACATTGAAGCAAAGCAAACTAATAAATCTGATTTTGAGATTTTACAGTGAAACTGGAGGTCTCactataataattaataagtcATAACTGATGTCACAGCTTGAAGAATTCATTCAATTGGTTCATTCAAATGACTAGTTCTCAGTGATCAAAGAAAACCAGAATTCAACACATTGTTTTGATTGGCGCCATCAttctagcacatgttctaaatCCACACCATAAATTGACACGGTTATTGGATGTTTATTACATAAAACTCAGAACAACACTTTGGGATGAAAGAGCCAATGCATCCAAATCCCAGAGGAAATCTCATTCTAGAATGGTAATAACCCCATCACAACACAacccaaaaaaaatgtttttcccCCCTCTAATATCATTTCAGGAACATTGGGATTGAAATGTTTTGAAGCAGAAATGatagtgagagtgagagagattGAAAATCTGACCTGGGATTGTGAAAGGGTCCCACCTTGTTGGCATAAAAAGGGACTGAATCTCCTTCTTTGTAACGATGATCTAATGCATCAGATGTGACATGTCTTATGCAGCAACATAGGATCACAATGGCACCACCCAAACATGTCATTGACTTTTTCATGATAAATACAGACACACATACAGAGAGacagagagacagagagagtgATTCTGCAATGCAATGGCTTCTTCCTATGCTCGTAACCCAGACAAGTGcatgggaagaagaagagaaggaatTTCCACGTTACTTCCTTcaaacaaaaggaagaaaaaaagagtACAAAAGATATGAATTTGTATGAATATTTTACAAGGTGAAGAATGATGGATGTTTTCTTAGGATTTGAAAATGAATCATCTTCTTGAATGGCGAATGAGGACAAGTACTTGTCTAATAACACAAACAAATCACAAATGGCACAATGACATCATGCCTTGACTCTTGTGCTTTCAACATGTTGGTATTTATGTACATGGGAATCTCCACTTCTGTGTCACTCTTCTAGATTTGTTTAGTGGTAAGGTTCCTTTCCATGACAggacaaataattttttttaccaacTGTTACTTTTATATGGAACAATTCTAATTACATATTTctcaaaacatttttttaattagatctgtttttttttatataggcaAAGAATTGGATCTGTATGATTTgactttattttaatttttttataggtaaatgttagttgttagtaaattagtacaaattatcccTCCTTaaggttcgaaccctgacccttcacctactattacccttagctcaaccatgTGAACTACCCACCCCAACCATTGACTTTATTTTAATGACCTTAGTTGAAGAGCATTTTTTCAGTCCTATATGTGTTTTTTCCAATACAATTTTTATGAGAAGAGTGCTATAATTACACTCTTTCATATACACTCTTCCACACCCTTtgtctattttttaaaaaatcaatgctTGCCTCATAGATTGatcactttttaaaaaatgcattgatttttattttatttttaaaatatactaATTATCTAAAATGTGTTCAAGAGTGTATTTAAAAGAACATGTTTCCGACTAAAAAAAGACACATCCCATGGAAAATACATGTCTCAAAGGAGAGAAAAAAgcctactaatctttctcttttcattATTAGCTAaaacttatgagttttccttgatTGTATGACTCTTAATAAGGGTGCACATGGATTGGATTTGGTGAATATTTAACCTAAAAACTGCTCGGATTGGGTTGAAGATTTCATGAGCTTTCACCTTTGGACCCAAAGTCGGGTTGGAACGGGCAGGTTCATCAAATCACCATAAAAATAGTacaaaattagaagaaaaaaaaacacaaaaagttGATATATCTTTTATGGTACCAAGTAGCATGAAAATGACACGAAAATTGtaccaaatagcatgaaatAGTACCATATAATAATATCAAATGACAAATAGTCAAATAGGAAATaacaaaaagtaaaagagagaaaagtaaAGGGTTAGTATGTTTTTCAACTTTACATTTAGTATTTATTGTGAACaaacatttaattatttttaaattattatatatccGGTTATCGGGTTGGTTCTGATGGATTTATTCTCAAATCTGGTATCCGAATCGAACATGGTTGGATTGGAAGGAAAGtgtttacaccaaattttggtaaaACAAATAGAGAATCCAATGATCAATCTGgggactggattcgagtcctcttgggttctttggtgaaaaCGTTTGAGTGTCAATTCCAGATTTTTTCATAAAGAACAGGTTGAAGTAAAGAAATTGAGACaaatgaaggaaaaataaaagagaaaaaataagaaaagatgAAACAATATGAATTGAAATGCAAAGTAAATGAGATTACACCACAATCATGCTCAAGATCTCCTAATTGCCATTTGTCTGTGTGATTGACTTGTTGGCTTTCAGAGTCGAAGAGCCTAAATGGGTGAAATCTGATTATTTTACAAATAGAAGTTCTATTTATAGAACTTGGAATAAAACTACTATTTTAATCCTACGGATAATACTAAAACAGAAAAGAACTTCCTATATTAAAGCCATACACTTGGCATATCTACTGTTGTAGTAACTTGCACCACCTTCCAATAATTGCTTCTCTTGTAACCACTTCTTTGCTAGCTGTGAATCTTCATCTCTTGCTGCTCGGcttcttttctttcattttggGTCGAAGAAATAGTTTCAATTGATGTTGAAAATATAGTCGAAATATTAGTAATAAAATGCTTAGTACTTGGCAAGTTTGGAAATGTCTTCGACCATAATCCTGCCATCAACACGATGCCAAGTTCTACTATTTCTTAATATAAAATGAATCTTGCATGATGCATGGAAATGCCTTTATGCACATTGCATATTAAACTTGGATCTATGTGGTGCTTCTCATATATTGAATGGACAATACATATTAGATCAAAGTCATGCTTTTCCCTTTGGCTTACTATATATCTCGACCCACAGTCCATGTTTCTCGACCTGTTACACTAACCAAGCCAAATTCTAGAAAATACTTTTCCTTTGATTTATATACTATTAAAACTTGGGTCGACTAAATAATCGTTTTACCGGGTCGAAATACTACTCTAGCAACACCATATATAACTTCAATCTTAGCAATGTAAATATATGTCAAACAATATTTCAACCCATGCCACCACCATATTTCGACCAATatatgtaaataataataatttggcAGCAAAGTATAAACTACACTGACAACATTTACATATTTCATATCTCAGTGATTAATTTAACCATTTGGAAATTTTGGTGTTAACAGAGGCCCCCCAAAATGTTGTTTCTCGAAAAAAGTGAGAGGAATAACATTTTGAGTCATGTCACCAAAATTGATTAAACATTGTATGGctttctttgaaaacttagccatctttttctttacattttttcGACCAAATTCAAACAAGGTAAGGACTTTGAAACAATTTGAGCCATATAATTATTGACCTTCTTTACTCGACTATTGTCTTCCTGTATGGGGTCGAAGCAATGATCTAATATTTTTACAAATCTTGGTCGAAATATACTTGATCGAAGTACAAAAGCTTGGTCGGAATATACTCTAGTTAATTCGACCACTTTTACTAAATTTAAACTTGGTGAGGCTTTTGAGCCTTCTATAATCACATTTATTGGCTTTTAATCACAACCAATTTCTCTCCCTACTGGCATCGAAGAGTACTGAATTTTCTTCAAGTGATATCCTTGTTTTCGAATGCTTTGCATCATCATATTTAACACCTCAACAGCCTTCGACCATGATAGTATACTAACACAACCATTTTATATTAACTATATATGTATCACATTTGAAGCACCATAATTCCAAAGCTTCTATAATTTCGACCCCAAGACAATGTCAAAGTTCGACCAAAATGTCAATTTCTAAAATATACTTTCAATGTAATTGACAATAGTTCAATGTCAATTACTCGTTGCTTTTCAAAGCCTTAAAATCTTAATAATAAAAGGCCATTGTCCAGTACATTGAACATTATATATACTAACTGAGTCAAAATGGATTTTGGATGAGAAAGACCAAAATGTACATTGCAGAGTGTCTCTTGACTATAACAATATGCTTGAACACCGTTAATATATTCTTCGACCACAAAGGAAAACTTAAATATTAAGGTCGAAATATTAATATTCAACATGATTGATCGAATTATAGTGCCTATATTATTGATTTCGGTCACGAAGAccgttttcttttattttcggCCACATAGGCCGAAATTCAAATCAAGGTGTTCATGCTTCAACCAATACCTTTTCGTAGAAGTGATACTGGATGTATCATGTATGGAATTCTCAAACTTGAAATCCCAAAACTTGAAGCATTATTATCCATAAAAACTAAACTTTTCCAATGCACAAGGCTTACAACAAAGTTGGAAATCACTGAAGTCTTCAATTCGTTATGAGACATTttcataaaaactaaaaataaaaaatctcctTCTGAATTTGAGATCGAAATGCTTTCTTCCtccaattaaaattgaaaatatatatagcCTTTTTATCCAACAAACCGTGTCAGATGGAAGAATTGAACCAAGACTAGAAATCTAGTCACGAGGCCTTGAATTGAATTCCAGATTCTAAATTCACAATCGTCCAATAATTAAACAAGTTGATTTAATTTCacgaaatcaaaatcaaatcaactGTGCATGCGACACTTtgaaaaatttagttttcacaaaacttgtcccaccaggtgtgccaatttgtttacaccaaattttggtaaaACAAATAGAGAATCCAATGATCAATCTAgggactggattcgagtcctcttgggttctttggtgaaaaCGTTTGAGTGTCAATTCCAGATTTTTTCATAAAGAACAGGTTGAAGTAAAGAAATTGAGACaaatgaaggaaaaataaaagagaaaaaataagaaaagatgAAACAATATGAATTGAAATGCAAAGTAAATGAGATTACACCACAATCATGCTCAAGATCTCCTAATTGCCATTTGTCTGTGTGATTGACTTGTTGGCTTTCAGAGTCGAAGAGCCTAAATGGGTGAAATCTGATTATTTTACAAATAGAAGTTCTATTTATAGAACTTGGAATAAAACTACTATTTTAATCCTACGGATAATACTAAAACAGAAAAGAACTTCCTATATTAAAGCCATACACTTGGCATATCTACTGTTGTAGTAACTTGCACC
This is a stretch of genomic DNA from Lotus japonicus ecotype B-129 chromosome 1, LjGifu_v1.2. It encodes these proteins:
- the LOC130733793 gene encoding transmembrane 9 superfamily member 2-like gives rise to the protein MKKSMTCLGGAIVILCCCIRHVTSDALDHRYKEGDSVPFYANKVGPFHNPSETYRYYDLPFCSPANVEEKKEDLGEILNGDRLVVAPFKLDFQIDKEPESFCRKRLTRKEVAQFRFAVLKDYFYQMYYDDLPIWGFLGRFDSDDKDDPTVATSVYLFKHVHFEILHNKDRIIDVFIRNDPNEVVDLTENREVNVDFTYSAKWTQTDIPFEKRLEKYSQTSSLSDHLEIHWFSIINSCVTVILLTGFLAIILMRVLKNDFVKFAPDEEAHDEQDESGWKYIHGDVFRYPRYKSLFAAALGTGSQLFTLAIFIFMLALVGVFYPYNRGALFTALVVIYALTSGIAGYSASSFYYMIEGKNWVKILVLTGSLFSGPLFLTFCFLNTVALAYNSTAALPFGTIVVIFLIWTLVTSPLLVLGGIAGKNSRSEFQTSCHTNKYPREIPQLPWYRRTLAQMAMAGFLPFSAIYIELFYIFASVWGHQIYTIYSILFIVFIILLIVTAFITVALTYFQLAAEDHEWWWRSFLCGGSTGLFIYGYCIYYYHARSDMSGFMQTSFFFGYMACICYGFFLMLGTVGFRASFIFVRHIYCSIKCE